In the Candidatus Rhodoblastus alkanivorans genome, one interval contains:
- the dgcA gene encoding N-acetyl-D-Glu racemase DgcA, with protein MTSSEKRRLSLDVVRFPLKNPFVISRGAKTEAVTVVATVSQGPRTGRGECTPYSRYGESVDSVAASIESARDAIEAGADRAALQKLLPAGAARNALDCALWDLEAKICGVPAFQMAGLHRLAPCVTAFTLSVGTPEDMARAAEAAASRPVLKVKLAGEGDAARVAAVRAAAPESELIVDANEAWRPENLEENFAACAAAGVALVEQPLPAGADSALAGKGWPVSVCADESVHDRKGLADLRDRYDVINIKLDKTGGLTEALALADEAEKLGFGLLIGCMVASSLAMAPAMLLASRARFVDLDGPLLLAEDHPHGLRYEGSTVFPPERVLWG; from the coding sequence ATGACCTCATCCGAAAAACGCCGCCTGTCGCTCGATGTCGTGCGATTCCCGCTTAAAAACCCTTTCGTCATCTCCCGCGGAGCCAAAACCGAGGCGGTGACGGTCGTCGCGACCGTTTCGCAGGGACCCCGGACCGGGCGCGGCGAATGCACGCCCTATTCGCGTTACGGCGAAAGTGTGGATAGCGTGGCCGCCTCGATCGAATCGGCGCGCGACGCGATCGAAGCGGGCGCCGACCGCGCTGCGCTGCAGAAGCTCCTGCCCGCCGGCGCGGCGCGCAATGCGCTGGATTGCGCGCTGTGGGACCTTGAAGCCAAGATCTGCGGCGTCCCGGCCTTTCAAATGGCGGGCCTGCACCGTCTCGCGCCCTGCGTCACGGCCTTCACTTTGTCGGTGGGGACGCCGGAAGACATGGCGCGGGCGGCCGAAGCCGCCGCCAGCCGGCCGGTGCTGAAAGTGAAACTGGCCGGCGAAGGCGACGCCGCCCGCGTCGCCGCCGTCCGCGCCGCCGCGCCGGAATCCGAATTGATCGTGGACGCCAACGAAGCCTGGCGCCCGGAAAACCTTGAGGAAAATTTCGCCGCCTGCGCCGCCGCCGGCGTCGCTTTGGTCGAACAGCCCCTGCCGGCTGGCGCCGATTCCGCCCTCGCCGGCAAAGGCTGGCCGGTCTCGGTCTGCGCCGACGAAAGCGTCCACGACCGCAAGGGACTGGCCGATTTGCGCGACCGCTACGACGTCATCAACATCAAGCTCGACAAGACCGGCGGCCTCACCGAGGCCCTCGCCCTGGCTGACGAGGCAGAAAAGCTCGGCTTCGGCCTTCTCATTGGGTGCATGGTCGCCTCGTCGCTCGCCATGGCCCCGGCCATGCTTCTCGCCAGCCGCGCCCGCTTCGTCGATCTCGACGGCCCCCTCTTGCTGGCCGAGGACCACCCGCACGGCCTGCGCTACGAAGGCTCGACCGTTTTTCCGCCGGAGCGGGTGCTGTGGGGGTGA
- a CDS encoding MlaE family ABC transporter permease, giving the protein MPSSISAEPAFSVERDGETVRLVLRGAWTIAASRALEKTANALAAAGKGAARVAIDFAGVARLDTAGAWLIDKARAQMAAGGAATEYHSLDSDQSILLREAAYAPPAREPGPRTNLLVDLLVRLGQWAAMIGGNVMTGVSFLGELAAVALRVMLNPSLTRPTSMIYHMENFALRAVPIVATINFLVGCIVEQQGIFQLRRFGASTYAIDLIGVLVLRELGVLLTSIMIAGRSGSAITAELGSMKMREEIDALRVMGMSPTEVLVMPRMLALIFSLPLLTFIADMAALGGGMITAYLYSGISVESFLVRLQDAIGLNTFLVGLIKSPFMALVIGIIACIEGFRVVGSAESLGRQVTVSVVNAIFMVIFVDGLFAIFFAGIHY; this is encoded by the coding sequence ATGCCGAGTTCGATTTCCGCCGAGCCGGCCTTTTCGGTTGAAAGGGACGGCGAGACTGTTCGCCTCGTCCTGCGAGGGGCGTGGACGATCGCGGCGTCGCGGGCGTTGGAAAAGACGGCGAACGCGCTGGCCGCGGCGGGCAAGGGCGCGGCGCGGGTTGCGATCGACTTCGCCGGGGTGGCGCGGCTCGACACCGCCGGCGCCTGGCTGATCGACAAGGCGCGGGCGCAGATGGCCGCGGGCGGCGCCGCGACCGAATATCACAGCCTCGATTCGGATCAGAGCATCCTGCTGCGCGAGGCCGCCTATGCCCCGCCCGCGCGCGAACCGGGGCCAAGGACCAATTTGCTCGTCGATCTGCTGGTCCGGCTCGGTCAATGGGCCGCTATGATCGGCGGCAATGTGATGACCGGCGTGTCCTTTCTCGGCGAACTGGCGGCCGTGGCGCTGCGCGTGATGCTCAATCCGTCGCTCACCCGCCCGACGTCGATGATCTATCACATGGAAAACTTCGCCCTGCGCGCCGTGCCGATCGTCGCGACCATCAATTTCCTGGTCGGTTGCATCGTTGAACAGCAGGGCATATTCCAATTGCGTCGCTTCGGCGCCTCGACCTATGCGATCGATCTGATCGGCGTGCTCGTCCTTCGCGAACTGGGCGTGCTGCTGACCTCCATCATGATCGCGGGCCGTTCCGGTTCGGCGATCACCGCCGAGCTCGGCTCGATGAAAATGCGCGAGGAAATCGACGCCTTGCGCGTGATGGGCATGTCGCCGACGGAAGTGCTGGTCATGCCCCGCATGCTGGCGCTGATCTTTTCCCTGCCGCTTCTGACCTTCATCGCCGACATGGCGGCCCTCGGCGGCGGCATGATTACCGCCTATCTTTACAGCGGCATCAGCGTCGAATCCTTCCTGGTGCGGCTGCAGGACGCCATCGGTCTCAACACTTTTCTCGTTGGCCTGATCAAATCGCCCTTCATGGCGCTGGTCATTGGCATCATCGCCTGCATCGAAGGCTTTCGCGTCGTCGGATCGGCCGAGTCGCTCGGCCGGCAGGTCACTGTTTCGGTCGTCAACGCAATCTTCATGGTGATTTTCGTCGATGGCCTGTTCGCTATCTTTTTCGCGGGCATCCATTACTGA
- a CDS encoding ABC transporter ATP-binding protein, which produces MGSNRVEPVIRVRGLKVGFGTKLVLKGLDLDVNPGEVTGFVGGSGQGKSVLTRAILGLVPKQAGTIEVFGEDIGQLSSAEHRALERRWGVMFQGGALFSALTVKQNIQISMREHLALSQAVMDELAMLKIKLVGLPPDAADKFPSELSGGMVKRAALARALALDPELLFLDEPTSGLDPIGAADFDDLIATLRATLGLSVFMVTHDLDSLYSICDTIAALADGQVIASGPLATMLASDHPWLRSYFHGKRARSIVAPGHAGAGEQS; this is translated from the coding sequence ATGGGGTCGAACCGAGTAGAGCCGGTCATCCGGGTGCGTGGGCTGAAAGTCGGGTTCGGGACCAAGCTGGTCCTCAAGGGGCTCGACCTCGATGTCAATCCGGGCGAGGTGACCGGCTTCGTCGGCGGCTCCGGGCAAGGCAAATCCGTGCTGACCCGCGCCATTCTCGGGCTTGTTCCGAAACAGGCGGGGACCATCGAGGTGTTTGGCGAGGATATCGGCCAGCTCTCTTCCGCCGAACACCGCGCGCTGGAGCGGCGCTGGGGCGTGATGTTCCAGGGCGGCGCTCTCTTTTCCGCCCTCACCGTGAAGCAGAACATCCAGATTTCGATGCGGGAACATCTCGCGCTCAGCCAGGCGGTGATGGACGAACTGGCTATGCTGAAAATCAAGCTGGTCGGCCTGCCGCCAGACGCCGCGGACAAATTCCCTTCAGAACTTTCCGGCGGCATGGTCAAGCGCGCCGCGCTCGCCCGCGCTTTGGCGCTCGATCCGGAGCTTCTCTTTCTGGACGAGCCGACTTCGGGACTCGATCCGATCGGCGCGGCGGATTTCGACGATCTGATCGCGACCCTGCGCGCGACGCTGGGCTTAAGCGTCTTCATGGTCACGCACGATCTCGACTCGCTCTATTCGATATGCGACACAATCGCGGCGCTTGCGGACGGCCAGGTGATCGCCTCCGGCCCGCTAGCGACCATGCTCGCTTCCGATCATCCGTGGCTGCGCTCCTATTTCCATGGCAAGCGCGCGCGGTCGATCGTCGCGCCGGGACACGCCGGCGCGGGCGAGCAGAGCTAG
- a CDS encoding MlaD family protein yields METRANYALIGLFTLAVIIGAFGFIYWFKTYGQQTAHTSYVIHFNGSVSGLLNGAAVQFNGLKVGDVTELGLNPENPSQVYARISINANTPVKTDTKASLEFGGLTGVAWVALQGGSASAEPLPPGGVLEASGSALQSLLQKAEKLSVKADKVLGEVDSALTSLNGLLKESGPGITASVNNIQKLTGALADKSGNFLQSLDSIEPGKVRNIVRNTDEAMAKVNNLLGGPGGKSMISDISDAARSVRKLADSLNRFANTGLRQYEGLAVDGRKTLQDVDHAVKTIERDPQSIIFGRKPALPEYRGR; encoded by the coding sequence ATGGAGACCCGCGCCAATTATGCGCTGATCGGCCTGTTCACTTTGGCGGTGATCATCGGCGCCTTCGGGTTCATCTATTGGTTCAAGACCTATGGCCAGCAGACGGCGCACACGAGCTATGTGATCCATTTCAACGGCTCCGTCTCCGGCCTGCTCAACGGCGCCGCGGTGCAGTTCAATGGCCTCAAGGTCGGCGATGTCACCGAACTTGGACTCAATCCGGAAAATCCCAGTCAGGTCTACGCGCGCATCTCGATCAACGCCAATACGCCGGTGAAGACCGACACCAAGGCCTCGCTCGAATTCGGTGGACTGACCGGCGTCGCCTGGGTGGCGCTGCAGGGCGGCAGCGCGAGCGCCGAGCCTTTGCCGCCGGGCGGCGTGCTCGAGGCCTCCGGATCGGCGCTTCAGTCCCTGTTGCAGAAGGCGGAGAAACTCTCGGTCAAGGCCGACAAGGTGCTGGGGGAGGTGGATAGCGCCCTGACCAGCCTGAACGGACTGCTGAAGGAAAGCGGGCCGGGGATTACCGCCTCGGTGAACAACATCCAGAAATTGACGGGGGCGCTCGCCGACAAGAGCGGCAATTTCCTCCAGTCGCTCGACAGCATCGAGCCGGGCAAGGTGCGCAACATCGTGAGAAATACCGATGAGGCGATGGCCAAGGTGAACAATCTGCTCGGCGGCCCCGGCGGCAAGAGCATGATCTCGGATATTTCCGACGCGGCGCGCTCGGTCAGGAAGCTGGCCGACAGCCTGAACCGCTTCGCCAATACCGGGCTGCGTCAATATGAGGGCCTTGCAGTTGACGGCCGCAAGACGCTCCAGGACGTCGATCACGCGGTCAAGACCATCGAGAGAGATCCGCAAAGCATCATCTTCGGCCGAAAGCCGGCGTTGCCGGAATATCGTGGGCGCTAA
- a CDS encoding ABC-type transport auxiliary lipoprotein family protein: MVSNTGTKTRRARGTRRKTAAVTALGAAFAFGLAGCASLSPPPQRFDLRAASARARPSSATFAVPTPTAYDPLDSNLIVVRSADGALSRSPGAEWADRLPSLLRGRIVQTFENAGLARQVAPFGNSAQYALPVEVRRFDIDAATHMAEVELTARLIAEDGGRIVAAKVFSASEPVAEIGGAAPPVALDQALSIVLARMIPWAASLGR, encoded by the coding sequence GTGGTCAGCAATACCGGAACCAAAACGCGGCGGGCGCGCGGGACGCGGCGGAAAACGGCGGCCGTTACGGCGCTTGGCGCGGCGTTCGCCTTCGGTCTGGCCGGCTGCGCGAGCCTGTCCCCGCCGCCGCAACGCTTCGACCTTCGCGCGGCGTCGGCGCGGGCGCGCCCTTCGAGCGCGACTTTCGCGGTTCCGACGCCGACCGCTTACGATCCTCTGGACAGCAATCTGATCGTGGTGCGCAGCGCCGACGGCGCGCTGAGCCGTTCGCCCGGCGCGGAATGGGCGGATCGCTTGCCTTCCCTGCTGCGGGGCCGCATCGTCCAGACTTTCGAAAACGCCGGACTCGCCCGGCAGGTCGCGCCATTCGGCAATTCCGCGCAATATGCCCTGCCTGTCGAAGTGCGGCGCTTCGACATTGACGCCGCCACCCACATGGCCGAAGTCGAACTGACCGCGCGTCTGATTGCCGAAGACGGCGGCCGGATCGTCGCCGCCAAGGTGTTTTCCGCCTCGGAGCCCGTCGCCGAAATCGGGGGCGCCGCGCCGCCTGTGGCGCTGGACCAGGCTCTCTCGATAGTGCTCGCCCGCATGATCCCCTGGGCCGCGTCCCTGGGGCGATAA
- a CDS encoding Hpt domain-containing protein, which produces MGVAAHRESDNLNPSAAPGPFDSPIDLVHLARQTMGDRELEKEALALFDRQAEQISEKLRFAASGPAAADLAHKLKGSARAIGAVAVAAAADHYEHAARAGALKQADADHLVVATAAARAFLRELDA; this is translated from the coding sequence ATGGGCGTCGCCGCGCATCGGGAAAGCGATAATCTCAACCCTTCCGCCGCGCCGGGGCCCTTCGACTCGCCGATCGATCTTGTCCATCTCGCGCGCCAGACGATGGGCGACCGCGAATTGGAAAAGGAAGCGCTCGCCCTGTTCGACCGGCAGGCGGAGCAGATTTCCGAAAAGCTGCGCTTCGCAGCTTCCGGCCCGGCGGCCGCCGATCTCGCGCACAAGCTGAAAGGCTCGGCCCGCGCCATCGGCGCGGTCGCCGTGGCCGCCGCCGCGGACCATTATGAACATGCGGCCCGCGCCGGCGCGCTGAAACAGGCCGACGCCGACCATCTGGTTGTCGCGACGGCGGCGGCGCGCGCCTTTTTGCGCGAACTGGACGCCTAG